The Cryptococcus gattii WM276 chromosome F, complete sequence genome segment ACGCGGGCTGTGGATTGGTGATAGATGTATATGTACTGCTGGCCGGAGGGAATGAGCGTACGTAAGCTGCGGGATCGAACACAACCCCTCCAGCGATGGAATAGGACGGGGACGATACAAAGAAGGGGGCAGCACTCACGGTTGTGTGGGCGACGGCGGTTATTCAGCACAGCGTATAGCCGGCCTGTAGGAGGAAAAGGGGTAGGGGTCTGTGCGATGCCACCTATTGACGGGGATGCGACGACCGTTATAGTATATACTCTAGAATAATGGAAcaaaggaggaagaaagaaacTTGCAAGAACCAGCGTGCAATCAGCAAGAATCGAGAATGCAGATCTCTCCACAGGAACACCAAACATCTGCCGCGCCTTGGCATCGCGTTTAAGCTCCACTCCCACTCTGCACATCTTATTATTACATCCTATTATTAATGAAATGTCACAAGAGCTATAAACTTATAGTCCCCAACACCTCTGCTGTATCGACATCCTCTCCCCATGACCGTCTCATCGCCCGGTCCCACACGGTCCAGTCCTCCTGGCCCGGTACAAACGCCCCCCTCAGGAACCCAAATATCCATTCCAGCTCGTTATGTCCGTACCATGTCCAGAACACCGCTCTCAACACCATGAACCTGTCCCAGAACGGAAGGAAAGAGCTATCGCAAAAGTGGAAAAGTTGGCCCGCTATAGGAGGGAtagatggaggaggagggaggcGGGAATATGAGTAAAGATGGACAAAGTATCGACGGCGGATGGCGTTGGCGGAGCGCGAAATCCAATCGGCTTGCGGGGCGATGGGCGCAGAGAAAAATTGCTCAAACAGTAAGGGATCGGAGACCGCTGTATAGCGCTCGTGAGCAAGAGCCAGGAAATGCTGAGGTGATGGCGTTATCAGCAAGTCGTTGAAGAAATCCGAGTCGGCCGTCCTGATATTCAGCGTTTCCTTGCCCTGGTGCCCTAACTCCACCTCATCTCTACCATCCTCGAATTCAATCTTCAGCCGTATTCCCAACTCTTCTGCCCGTCCTGTCGCCCATTTGCAGACTACCTCTTGCGCTTTCTCTTCTATCGACGTTATTGGGGATCTCTGGAGAGGCATGCCCACCCCTTGCTCATCTTTCTCAGTCGGATTGAACAAGTTTGTCGAGAAAGAGTTGATCGGTTCAGGTCTAGGATAAAGCGCAAGGTTCTTTCGGTAATGGAGGATGTAAGCCTGCCAATTAGTTCTGGCCCTCACTAGGAACAATGTACCAGGCCATTTTGTCAAGGCCCACAAGACATCGGTAACGGACTTCATCCCTCGTTCCAGCCTAACAGGCGGTGATGGTCCAGAGATTAAGGTGGCCATGAATTTGATTTGGTTGTCGCTCGAAAGCATTCGCAAGAAGACCTTGAAGTTGGGCACAAAGCCTGGAATTTTAGTGTGCCCGACAGGGAAGGGGTTAATGATGTCAACCCTATAATAGCCATCTCGCGAGTTGAATGGGGAAACGTGGAATGATCGGGGAATAGTGAAACCAAAATCGTAACTGAACGCCGTTGTCAGTCTCTAGAAAAATGTTTCACAGTACACATAAACATACCCCTTGGCTGGTTCATGTCTCAAGGGTGAATCTGGTGTAAGTGTGTAAGAATGGCTATGTATATTGGTTACCATCGTCAGGCCAGTATCAGATGAATTTCTTACGATTCCCCAAAGGCATTGTGTACCTCTAGTACAATAGCCAAGAGCTCcccttcctttccttctgTAACTTTCTCATAGATGTACCACGTAGTCAATGGATTATCTCCTTCATACCCGAGCAGACTAGGCATTGTTGTCATCCAGACCTTACCCATTCTTTCTTTTGCTATGCCATGTTTGCCCAATAGTTTTTCAAGCTTTTCACGATACGTCTCACTACCTTTTGTAAGGTAGCTATCTGCTCTCAAGCCCAGAATTTTGCAAAAGGGACTCCCACCATAATGAATCACTCGGAAAGGCAAGTCGAGACAACCGCTGGCAAGAGAGTCGATATCGACAGCAAGGTAGAGACAAGGATAGCTAAAGGCGTTGCGTGATGAAGCAGGTAAAAGCCGGCCGTGTGTTGCTATTGATGGGACGAGATATGATGGGAGGGCATCTTGCTGAGACTTTGGTCTGGGGCCAAGAGTCGAGACGAGAAGGTGCGCCGTAAAGGCAGAAAGCCCAagtgggaggaggagaggcAGGGATAAGAAGGAAGGCATGAATAGTTGTTCTATTCGATGAACAGAACAGCGATAAGTGTTAGATGTCAAAAAAGCATGATGTTATGAATGTTTGACGATGAAAGCATCCTCTATATGCATACAAACGATCTCACCATCTATATCTTTTTTTGATTAAAGGGACCGCAGAGATCGCAGATAAAAGAAACGGACTCAAAGTACCAAGCCTCGAGGAAGACGGAGCGCCTCTTCCCTTTTGACCCTATGTGCCTTAACGGGTCTCGGACACCCGACTTGTAATCTGTATCCTCTGCTCATCGGCATTCTCATTTCTCGTCGTATACCCATGCAACCATCGTTTCTTATTTCGCCTTTTGAACAACACGGCCGATTAACACAATCCTTTTCTCATGATCGCGTCAAATCAGGATGATAGATACACCTCTTCGTATATCTAGTTGACCACCTCGACCAAAGACAAGACCAGTGACCAATGCTGCTTATCGTTCGTTGTCATGTATGGTCAGTAGTTCAGTAGTCTTAAAAACATACAACCTGCTCCTTGCCCCATCACTCCTTTTGTCAATGTTCATTGCTCGACGCTCGCTGGGAGACTGGACGCTAATCTTATAATGCGCCATGATGCCAGTTCGTCCGTCAGCCCCATTTTTCCTCTTGTGTATGTGTCTCATGAATGATGCTTTCTTTTGTGCCTGTGCCCGTCCGATCAAAAAAGAAGCAAAGAGAGAACAAAAGACACAGGATGCATGGAGCACGAGTTTTCCCGGCCGTCCCCAATCTACCACCGCCTACGCATGAGGGCGATGCAGACCTCCTGccattcactttcattcTACACACTCTTTCCTCTTGTTGTCGACTTCCGTCGGAAATTAAAAAAAATTTGTTAAGGAGGAGGTCCAGGTCGCAGCATAAATCGACAGCTGGAGAAATCTATATGAACAAACGGAATAATACGACAGTTACGAATTGCATTCTTTAACCTCCTAATAGTGCAAGCTTCAAGCCTTCCATCCTCCTAACATACATGATGCACTGGATTCTGTATCCTACAAAGTACCCCAATAGATAAATACTGTGACATAACGTTCCGCCACGCATTTATAGATTTTCAAATTGCTTTGATGTCGCCCCATCAGTATCTATTGGAAACGAGAGTCCAATAGTACGATTGTATCTGTTGCATGGAGTATTGGGTGTCAAAAATCATTTCCTTTTATGTTGTCCGGGGCAATCTGGATCAAGAAATCGCGCAATGAAAGTGCAATCTGGTTGTCAGCTATCCTGTGGTCCTCATCGATAAATCTTCAGTACGAGCAATTATGAGCCTGCACAGAATCAGTGCCTGACATCAAGCGAGCAACGGATAATGCATAGTGCAACACAAGTCCAGCCATGCAATCATCCGCGCTGCACCCTTCATCCCAACACATCCTCTTAATTAATCATTCTCACAGAGCTGGTAGGAGCCGCTTAAGAAGAGGGAGCGCCACGGGCAACACCGCCGAATCGCTGCATGAAGGTGTCAGCAAACGAAGGAATGAAATGATCATGTTTAGGACGTACGGGTCGGTACTCGCCACCCTCCTTCTCGCCGTCGTCCCTCCTCCTGTACTCTCGGTCACCCCTGGGGGCCCTGTAGCCACCCTCACGCTGGCCAGAAGGCCTGCCGGTCTGTCGGGCAACGGGCTTCATGTGGGTCTGAGGAACAATCTCAGAGGGGAGGTGGAGGAACTCTCGAAGGTAGGCAAGACCCTCCTCGGTGAGAGTGTAGTAGTACCACTGCCAAGAGAACTGAGTCTTGACGTAGCCCTTAGAGTTGAGGGACTGCATAGCCTTGATGACCTCGAGGTTTCGTACAGTAGGGAGGTCAGGGTGGGCGGGGCGGTTGAAGTCCTTGGGGGCAACGAGAACACCCTCCTTGAAGAGGTACTCGTAGATCTAAAAAAAATGGATCAACCTCGTTACTTCTTGATAAATCAGCGCCGACACGTACGGCCCTGCGGTTCTGCTTGGAAATGATCATTTTGGTTGGTAAAATGTAGAGGACTTTTTTTTATTAAGTCGGTCTAGGTGCTTGCTTGTAATGTGCCGCTGCCTGTAAAAAGAATCGTGAGTATCATCCTCATGCAATCTCTTGTGGTTAGCAACTTACCTTCGGCGTAGTCTTCTAGGTCTAAAAGTAGAAGTAGAAGAGATGGTTATGTCTACGAGACTGTCGTCGAGCCGAAATTCGAAAGCAACAAACTCCGCTCGGCATTATACAATGTGGCTAAAATGAGTCGCCCAAAAAAAGTGATATAGACCATGAACACACATAGATCGGGACAGTTTTTGGCTCGTTCGGACATTTCAAGCGAGGCGTGCTTGAAATTTCCACGACCTTTTTGTCTGAAGTGACGGAGTCTTTGGTGGCTGGGAAGCTGATGCATAACCTGAGCGAACAGGCTGAAGCGATGTGAGCCTAAGTTTGTGGTGTTTTAATAGGAGGGTCGTAGCTAGGCAGCCGGTTCTGTTATTCGGACAAAATTCCATACATGGAATTTCCAAACGCCCATATAGGGAAATAAATTCCTTATCTGAAACTTTACGTACCGAGCAGAGCAGTTGAATGTAAACTTCCACACGACGATGTTTTCTCTCCTATTATTACCTTTGCCTCCACCTTCCACCTCGCGTCTGTACGTCTCCCCGCCGCTCCACATAAAGAATTATGTCCATTTCAAGTCCATTCTAATATATTTAGACGTTCCAATCATTGAACATACTAATTCCTTATTACCTTATTATTATCTACCCCCTGCCCCCGGAGTAATAGCGAGTGACAGTCGCGCCGTCGCGTAACAGAATGTCTTATTTTTAATTATCACCGACTAAATGGGTGCGACACTACGATGGTAACAAATCCCTCACTTGCATTTTTGGTGTGCAGAAAGCTGCATCATGGCTTAGCGGCGCTTGTAGCTTCGCATATTGTCTACAATCAGCACCCAACAAGACATGGATCACGCGTCTTGAAGTTCCAGACAAGGGTATCAATCAATGACTCTCACTAGTTTCCCCGCAGTTCTGTCGTTCAACTTATGCTAACGGCGAACAAGAATGTAATCGCATATCTCTTGCAGCCTCACGACATATTCTTCCCAGTGTGCCGGATTGATTCACTCTTCAGCTACGTCTTCGAAAATTTCGTTTGCATCTTAAACAACCAGTATGACATCCTCCAACGAAATCAACAACCCATTGAGTCGACAAAACTCAACAAACTCGCTCAATAATCCTACTGGCACCCCTTCTTCTAGGAAAGACCCTCATTCCCGTAACGATTCGGAAGTCATTGCTGCTTCTGGAGTCAGACACCCTTCAGCCAACCATAGGCCCAATGCTTCCATATCAGGATCGTCAGGCCATCTTCGCCCAAGGCCTGCTTCTGGTAATGCTTCACCCACTTCGACACTCTCTCGGAGGAAGTCATCACCCAACCTCTCAGTGCCTTCATCTGGCAAAGACCTGTCTGGAGGCGATGGATCCCGCGCTTCTGGAGCTGAGCGTATCATTAAGGGTACAAGCAAATGGTTGAGGGACAAAATGGGTGGCAGCGAGGAAAAGGACGACCATTGGTTAGTGCTGGATCTTCCTTCGCCATCAATGCTCAGCGACGCGGGAAGTATGGCCATACCGATCTACGACACTCGAGGATACCCATCTCGTGAAGGATCTCTTGATAGGCCTCGCATCGCAGCTGACACAGGAGCTCCTCAACAAGGGCCTGTTCTCACTTCTGCTCCCGAGATCAATGTATACCTTTCTCAGTCTACAAAGAACAAGCCTAGCCCTCTGGGATATACACACAATGCAAGTCTCACCCCACTCGCAGCCCAGTTTCCAGCTCGTAGTGCATCGCCGCTCAGCACATCGCAACCAAGCTTGGCGGACTTCTACCCAGATACAGCTATCTTCGGCAACAGGACACTTGGCAGTGGCCCGAGACCTGCTTTGAGTGTCTTCGGCAGCTCGGAATCTTCAGTTATGACCTTTCGAAGCATGTCCTCATTGAGAAGTGGATTTGGAACCGATTCTGATAGTGCTACAAGACTGAGACTCGATTCCGACGCGGCCTCAGATGATGGACTAATCGACAAAGAGGCGAGACTGAAGAAACATGTGGCCAAAGTCGTGTATGACATGAATGATATTCTGCCAAAATTGAGGCTTGTCAACGAATTGGAAGGGAATGAGGAAAAACTAGGCTTGTATGACTTGGTAAGCTTTTACAATACTGCCAACTCTGAGCGAGTAGTAGTTGACTCATGCCCCCTCATAGCTTCCCTTCCATATTGATCCCTCCCAGTGGGAAGGGACGAACTCggaggatgatgacgaACTGCATAGACCGGAACCACAAGATATACCTGACGTGAGTAACCCCCATGCTGCGGTTCCGAAGTGATTCTCATGCCGTTCGTACGTAGACCCAGTACTTTTCGAGCCGTGGGCTTGCCAACCTGGGTTGCTTAGCAATCTTGGGCCTAATTATTGTTATGCTTTTGTGAGTGCACTTGCCAGCCCTTAAAACGAATAAGTAACATCATGTAGTGCCGGTTTGCCTATTTTTGAGTATTACAATAATCCACCCGCAAACACGCTTGGGGCATTTAATATAGGAGGTATCAAGTACGCCCGATCTTTAACCCCACCTTGATCGCCGCCACTGACATTCTCCCCAAGTTCTACGGGGCAAGTGCCCGACGTGGCCAACATCTTCCAGCTAATCGATCCGGACACGCCGCCCGAAGCCTACACTCACAAAAGTTTAGACACAGGGGAGGAATGGGACCTCGTTTTTTCAGACGAGTTCAATGAGGATGGACGAACGTTCTATAATGGTGGGTTAGATAACTCCACTGATGCGCATCTAAGCCGTGTCATAGGTGATGACCCTTTCTGGGAAGCCGTCGACTTGCATTATTGGCAGACCAATAATTTGGAATGGTAAATGCAACGGATGATTTAGTGGACAAAAGCTTAACACCTATTGACAGGTATGACCCCGGTCGATTGACCACTAAAAATGGAAAGCTGGTCATTACTCTTGATGAAATTTATAGTCATGGAATGAATTTTGAGGGCGGTAGTAAGTTTTGAAGCTTCATCAAATTGCAAGACAGAGCTCATCTTTTTCGTCCTAAAAAGTGATGTCCAGCTGGAATAGGTTCTGCTTTACAGGTGGCTATATGGAAGGTATGTGCCTGTACAACAGTTGGGCTGAGGGTCCCTTACGAGTGTTATAGTATCTGTATCTCTTCCCGGCGCAAATGACATCCCTGGGTATGTTCATCATCCAAATACGACCTGATCGATGTGATTTTAATCTGGGTCCACAGTCTTTGGCCCGCCATTTGGACTATGGGAAACTTAGGACGGGCGGGATATGGAGGATCTCTTGACGGTACTTGGCCGTATACCTATGACTCATGCGACATAGGCACGTTACCCAATCAGACGCTCAATGGCAAGACTTTTTCTTTAATTGTCGAACGGCTCCTCATCAATATGTTTAGGTAAACCAACAGTAGCATTGACTCAAGGCGATCCGAGCTTTGACAATGAGCTCTCGTACTTGCCTGGACAACGTCTCTCAAGATGCACATGCCCCGACGACGACACTCACCCGGGGCCTAAACATTCTGACGGATCTTTTGTAGGAAGATCAGCACCTGAGATAGATATATTTGAGGCTACTGTAAGTGGCAAGATTCGTCTTGATGAGACCGTAAAATGCTGACATTGTACAATCCAGATTGATATGCCGATCACCAAGGGTCAAGTGTCGCAGTCAGGACAATGGGCACCTTTCAACCCAAACTACTACGTGAGCTGAGTTCCTTCCGCGACTGATTCATTAGATGGAAAGGTTGATCTGATGGTCTATTGGGTAGTTCATCAATTCTTCCAGTGAATATTACGAAATTTACGACAATGATGTTACCCAGATCAATAGCTATATGGGTAGTGTCTATCAACAGGCTACGTCTGGCTTGAGTTTGACCAACCAAGTGAGTTTATGATGTCTCTTATATGTGTCTCGACTGCTGATATATCGCTGTCAATAGGATTGCTAGTAAGTTCTCTGGGATAGTTCAAAACCATTGATACATAGGACACTAAAAATAGGTGATAGCACCGATGAGTCTGGTTGTTTTGCAGTCTATGGAATGGAATATGCTCCCGGAGGGTAGGTCTGCTTGATATTGTCACCAGGATTGTGCTAATAATGGACCAGGGATGGTTATATCACTTGGGTCAACGATAATAAAAAAGCTTGGACTATCCATGGAGCTGGTCAGTAATGTTTTACAATACAATTACTAACCTTAAAACACCGTGATATATCCTATCTAACTCCTGATATGACTAGCGATGGGACCTAATGAAGAAGCTGGAGTTAGTCAACGGCCAGTTACAGAAGAGCCTATGTACATGGTACTCAATTTGGGTATCTCAGAGAACTTTGGGGCTGTCCAGTGAGCAAAAGTCTTAGACATGAAAACGATGGCTGACATTGCGACCAGTTTTGTTGGCTTAGAAAAGCTATGGCCTGTGCAGTGAGTAACATTTGCTTTTTTCCCCGATTCTTCTGCCACGGCTCACCGAAACTTGAAGAATGGAGGTCGACTATGTTCGAGTATACCGTGCGTGACCATTCAATGCACTAATTGCTCCCACGATTAACAATGATATGTAGAGGAcccaaagaagaagaacgTAGGCTGCGATCCAATTGACCGACCAACTGCGTCATATATCGCTCGGTAAGCCTCAGCCTATAGAGGGCATTATTTTTACTGAAAGCCAACTGAAATGACAGGTTCCCTGAGGCATACTCGAACTCGAATATTGTGAGCATCATTCTGGTCATAAGTACAGCTCAGGTTGACATGGCATCAGACAATTTTTGATCAAGTCCCGAATAAGAAACGGCCTAAGAACCGTTTGGTTGATCAGTGCTAACTTTAAATTTCATGATAATGGCCTTTTCAGTTCCCATAACTTCCAGATCATCAGCATCCTCATATACCCCTTTACATGGTGTAACGACTTCCAGGACATTTGGACAACCATGACCGT includes the following:
- a CDS encoding Hypothetical Protein (Similar to TIGR gene model, INSD accession AAW44193.1), translating into MPSFLSLPLLLPLGLSAFTAHLLVSTLGPRPKSQQDALPSYLVPSIATHGRLLPASSRNAFSYPCLYLAVDIDSLASGCLDLPFRVIHYGGSPFCKILGLRADSYLTKGSETYREKLEKLLGKHGIAKERMGKVWMTTMPSLLGYEGDNPLTTWYIYEKVTEGKEGELLAIVLEVHNAFGESHSYTLTPDSPLRHEPAKGYDFGFTIPRSFHVSPFNSRDGYYRVDIINPFPVGHTKIPGFVPNFKVFLRMLSSDNQIKFMATLISGPSPPVRLERGMKSVTDVLWALTKWPGTLFLVRARTNWQAYILHYRKNLALYPRPEPINSFSTNLFNPTEKDEQGVGMPLQRSPITSIEEKAQEVVCKWATGRAEELGIRLKIEFEDGRDEVELGHQGKETLNIRTADSDFFNDLLITPSPQHFLALAHERYTAVSDPLLFEQFFSAPIAPQADWISRSANAIRRRYFVHLYSYSRLPPPPSIPPIAGQLFHFCDSSFLPFWDRFMVLRAVFWTWYGHNELEWIFGFLRGAFVPGQEDWTVWDRAMRRSWGEDVDTAEVLGTISL
- a CDS encoding 40s ribosomal protein s10, putative (Similar to TIGR gene model, INSD accession AAW44192.1), with protein sequence MIISKQNRRAIYEYLFKEGVLVAPKDFNRPAHPDLPTVRNLEVIKAMQSLNSKGYVKTQFSWQWYYYTLTEEGLAYLREFLHLPSEIVPQTHMKPVARQTGRPSGQREGGYRAPRGDREYRRRDDGEKEGGEYRPRFGGVARGAPSS
- a CDS encoding glucosidase, putative (Similar to TIGR gene model, INSD accession AAW44199.1), whose translation is MTSSNEINNPLSRQNSTNSLNNPTGTPSSRKDPHSRNDSEVIAASGVRHPSANHRPNASISGSSGHLRPRPASGNASPTSTLSRRKSSPNLSVPSSGKDLSGGDGSRASGAERIIKGTSKWLRDKMGGSEEKDDHWLVLDLPSPSMLSDAGSMAIPIYDTRGYPSREGSLDRPRIAADTGAPQQGPVLTSAPEINVYLSQSTKNKPSPLGYTHNASLTPLAAQFPARSASPLSTSQPSLADFYPDTAIFGNRTLGSGPRPALSVFGSSESSVMTFRSMSSLRSGFGTDSDSATRLRLDSDAASDDGLIDKEARLKKHVAKVVYDMNDILPKLRLVNELEGNEEKLGLYDLLPFHIDPSQWEGTNSEDDDELHRPEPQDIPDTQYFSSRGLANLGCLAILGLIIVMLFAGLPIFEYYNNPPANTLGAFNIGGINSTGQVPDVANIFQLIDPDTPPEAYTHKSLDTGEEWDLVFSDEFNEDGRTFYNGDDPFWEAVDLHYWQTNNLEWYDPGRLTTKNGKLVITLDEIYSHGMNFEGGMMSSWNRFCFTGGYMEVSVSLPGANDIPGLWPAIWTMGNLGRAGYGGSLDGTWPYTYDSCDIGTLPNQTLNGKPTVALTQGDPSFDNELSYLPGQRLSRCTCPDDDTHPGPKHSDGSFVGRSAPEIDIFEATIDMPITKGQVSQSGQWAPFNPNYYFINSSSEYYEIYDNDVTQINSYMGSVYQQATSGLSLTNQDCYTDESGCFAVYGMEYAPGGDGYITWVNDNKKAWTIHGAAMGPNEEAGVSQRPVTEEPMYMVLNLGISENFGAVHFVGLEKLWPVQMEVDYVRVYQDPKKKNVGCDPIDRPTASYIARFPEAYSNSNIVSIILVISTAQVDMASDNF